The Aricia agestis chromosome 8, ilAriAges1.1, whole genome shotgun sequence genomic sequence tattacaccatgcatcgtcccatgattatgagccttttcatagtcttttagatcgagactcgagtttgtcaagcgttaatttaaaaaaatctatacttaatagtataaacctgaagagtatctTTGCtagaatgcgctaatctcaggaactacaggtccgatttaaaaacttatttcagtgttagatatgtcatttatcgagtaaggctataggctatattatattatcacgctaagactaatatgaccgaagaaactcaggaaaatgtggtaaaaacggggaaaatattagaaagggtttatctcacgaactactggagcaatttttatagcaatatttggcacttatatagagtagaccacgtgaaaggagtatttacagctatttttattcaaaaatgtacgttttctgtgaaattcctaatttacgcgggcgaagccgcgcgggacatctagtgctaaatatttaagggatgattaaaaaaagtttaacttataaaaataatttatgctGTCTTCATATATACGAAAATAAAAAGCTCAACTCAATATTTTGGGTcatctaataaattattaaataatcctgattaacagtaaaaatattaacatttatattttattttcaaatacatatttctactTCACATAGCAATCAACCTACAGTGAGTTGTGTGTCATTAGCATCTAACAGTCTGTCAACATCAGTTAGCCAAATAATAAGTCTATCTAAGTAACCTCCGTCCTGCTGATAACTCAGTAAAAGCAATTGCATATGATTAAATGCTGTAGATTGTTCCAGCAAATGTTTTAATCTCGGGTCCCTCAAGGATAGcagtttaataaaaattatagctATAAGTGTCCATTGTACCGGCTTAAACATTATGTTGTTagcttttaatttaaatgtgtTTACTAGTATGCGAACATCGGAACTTATAGTCAGAGTCAATAGACCCAGGGACCTCAGTAAGTCTGGTAAAACTTTGTTTAGGTGCTGGCAAACTATTTTTCTCCTCAATGCATTCTGAGCATTCTTATCAACTAGAGGCAAATTTGGTGTAGCCTCCTCTTCATTTGTTTCGGCCTCGTCGGGTTCTATTTCTGGTATTTCTGTTTCCCCGGAAAAGAATGCCTTCACTTTCAACTGCATTTTCTTACTTTCCTCCTTTAGAATGGAATAACTCGGTAAAGGTTTAGTTTCCTTACTTAAAGTCTTGGAATCATACTGTCTGTCTTCTAGCTCCAGCATATTCAACTTTTTACATAAAGCCTGGTACTGGTCATACATATAGGAGTTGTATAGGAAAGTTTGTGAATAGTTGTTTAAGTACTCTTTGATACAGTCTCCCTTGTCAGCAACCATCTCCTTTACTTTGCTCTCCCCAAACAGATACAACAGTGTGTCAATTGTAAACCATTCTGCGAGGCATTTCTCCACTTCAATAATCAAAGTAGTGATGATCTTTTGCTTGGTTTGTGGTTCCTTCTTGGATGTTGCAGGTTTGTTGGCAGTCTCACTGCAAGGTGGATTTAATAGGATTGGATCAATTTTCTTCTCAGGTCTCTCTATGACTTCCCCGACAATGTTTAATGGATTGCGAACATTTTTCTTTGGTTGCTCTTTCTTACTTTCCATATTGGTATTTATTGaccctttattattatttgtcatGTTATCAACTTTACACATTTTAGTCTGTATATCTTGTAAAGATTTATCTATTTCAGTATTTTCTAATTGAGGTGACAAGCTAGAACTTTTTGTTGTAtcatttttctgttttttgtGTGAATTAATACCCTCATTGAAGTCTCCTAAGCTGGCATTTGCAAAATCATTAATAGATGTGAAATGATTTTCAGCCTGTAGATCAATTTTGGTGACACCTAAATCTACTTCTTGTCCTAAGCTACCTATTGTATCTACGGGTAACAAATTAAATGTTGGAATTTCTTCATACTCTCGGAACCACAGTGGACTAGTTaacaattgtttttttatatgcATGGCGGACTTGTAACAACTATTGCTACAGAAACTTTTTCTTGCTGTTATGTCGTATACTTTATTGGTTCTAATAGAAATTCTGTATTTCTGTTTGGGCACCTCGTTTTGTGTTATGGTCTTTTGACATAGAGGGTAACCACAGAGGTGCAAAATCGATCGTTCTTCAATTACATCTTCAAAGTGTGATTGATTTATATCTGGCAAACATTTGAGTAAATAATCTTCATTTACACAATTTTCTAGTAAACTTTCTACAATTTGTAGAGCTTTAGCGTTGCACTCGCGTTTTTTAATAATGGCTTGTCGTATTTGTTCCTTTGTCATATCTTCGATTTTTGTTGGCTTcctttttggctttttttgcgtttcttccattgtaatttgtaaatcgtTACTTCTATTGACAAAAGCAGAAAAAATTGCTTTCGTAATttgcaaatttttattttgtttgttctaaaatctaaattctaaaatttGACAAACACGATATTTTGACATTTGGCTTGCTCTGTATTGTCtatgggtaattttttttattattattgcttactATAAACGCAAGATTCTATTGagataaattattttacaatatattacgtaggtacatttattatttatataggtaTTTCAGTTTCTAAAAGTTGTACGcactatttattaatataataagtacctattagtacgggagccgtagaacaaatttttttgtgattactaaacTCTAACAAGCTATAATTTTGTGTGagttaaagggcccattcacggcaggactgcacggcagtcctgcagtgaatgggcccttttagcttgttagtaatcacaaaaaaattagttctagggctccctcactatacagggtgtaacaaaaataagtgataatattttagggtatgtacgtgttccttgtagagagttcactgtgaaagtagcagcgctgaaagaccaaaatttttttcacttttgtatgggaaaactcgtgacgctcgggcttttgcccatacaaaagatatattttttttcatctttcagcgctgccactttcacagtgaactctctacaaggaacaggtacacaccctaaagtattatcactcatttttgttATACCCCGTATAGTTTTACCCCTTCAAGAAAATTAATGTTTTCCTCGCGTACATAATAAAGAGCttcataaaagtaaaatattatggatGATTGTACTAGAATATAGAAtgattaatattttatcactttttcAGGTGTCGAGATAAAGTTTTGATTTTTAGTGCCACGGGCGATAGGGATGCCGAAGTTCTTTTGTCACCActgcaaaaaataaatttccggGCAGTGTATTTTGTAATACCAACTGCATACAAATACACTTCTAAACAGAACGATAACTTTTCAATATTAGAAAATGATGAATTACTGCAAAGGTGTAAGAATCATGCTAACATATGGaagaaaaattataacaatactaCTACACACATAATGGAATGTGTATCAGAGGTTATAATGCACTTGGATACAGAAAACTGCGATATTTCTGTATTGATTACTGGATCATTACATTTAGTGGGAGCTTCATTGGCAATCATAGACCCTAATTTGTGTCttatataagaataaataagcagaaataaaaatag encodes the following:
- the LOC121729497 gene encoding putative RNA polymerase II subunit B1 CTD phosphatase RPAP2, which produces MEETQKKPKRKPTKIEDMTKEQIRQAIIKKRECNAKALQIVESLLENCVNEDYLLKCLPDINQSHFEDVIEERSILHLCGYPLCQKTITQNEVPKQKYRISIRTNKVYDITARKSFCSNSCYKSAMHIKKQLLTSPLWFREYEEIPTFNLLPVDTIGSLGQEVDLGVTKIDLQAENHFTSINDFANASLGDFNEGINSHKKQKNDTTKSSSLSPQLENTEIDKSLQDIQTKMCKVDNMTNNNKGSINTNMESKKEQPKKNVRNPLNIVGEVIERPEKKIDPILLNPPCSETANKPATSKKEPQTKQKIITTLIIEVEKCLAEWFTIDTLLYLFGESKVKEMVADKGDCIKEYLNNYSQTFLYNSYMYDQYQALCKKLNMLELEDRQYDSKTLSKETKPLPSYSILKEESKKMQLKVKAFFSGETEIPEIEPDEAETNEEEATPNLPLVDKNAQNALRRKIVCQHLNKVLPDLLRSLGLLTLTISSDVRILVNTFKLKANNIMFKPVQWTLIAIIFIKLLSLRDPRLKHLLEQSTAFNHMQLLLLSYQQDGGYLDRLIIWLTDVDRLLDANDTQLTVG